The following coding sequences are from one Canis lupus baileyi chromosome 19, mCanLup2.hap1, whole genome shotgun sequence window:
- the F2RL3 gene encoding proteinase-activated receptor 4 produces the protein MGLSQACGGRDWFISLGPVQSSTGTQEAGGGGPARQEALGQPAPAQSSLGSMWALVLLWPLVMGFNLEDDSQSPLTYDEMGSTGGDGTVGPLSGPQEGTPHSPHLRSFPGQPWANNSEILEIPESSRALLLGWVATRLVPAVYGLALLVGLPANGLALWVLATRVPRLPSTTLLMNLAAADLLLALTLPLRIAYHLQDRHWPFGEAACRATTAALYGHMYGSVLLLAAISLDRYLGVVHPLRALTLRGWRLAAGLCALAWLAAAALALPLALQQQTFRLARPPRVLCHDALPAGAQASYWRPAFLCLAVLGCFVPLLVVLLSYAAALCALAAGGPRYGHALGLTALVLASALAFFVPSNTLLLLHYSDPGPDAWGDLYAAYVPSLALSTLNSCVDPFIYYYVSAEFRDKVRERLLCWAPGASAASRDGATQGTGTRSTSLV, from the exons ATGGGCCTGTCACAGGCTTGTGGGGGCAGGGACTGGTTTATCTCACTGGGGCCTGTCCAATCCTCCACTGGCACTCaggaagctgggggtgggggtccagCCAGGCAGGAAGCCCTAGGTCAGCCGGCCCCAGCCCAGAGCAGCCTTGGCAGCATGTGGGCCTTGGTGCTGCTCTGGCCTCTGGTTATGGGGTTCAACCTGGAGGACGACAGCCAGAGCCCCCTCACCTATGACGAGATGGGGAGCACAGGGGGAG ATGGCACAGTGGGGCCCCTGAGCGGGCCCCAGGAGGGGACCCCTCACTCGCCCCACCTGCGCAGCTTCCCCGGCCAGCCCTGGGCTAACAACAGCGAGATCTTGGAGATCCCAGAAAGCTCCCGCGCCCTGCTGCTGGGCTGGGTGGCCACGAGGCTGGTGCCCGCCGTGTACGGGCTGGCGCTGCTGGTGGGGCTGCCGGCCAACGGCCTGGCGCTCTGGGTGCTGGCCACGCGGGTGCCGCGGCTGCCCTCCACCACGCTGCTCATGAACCTGGCGGCCGCCGACCTGCTGCTGGCCTTGACGCTGCCGCTGCGCATCGCCTACCACCTGCAGGACCGCCACTGGCCCTTCGGCGAGGCGGCCTGCCGCGCCACCACGGCGGCGCTCTACGGGCACATGTACGGCTCGGTGCTGCTGCTGGCGGCCATCAGCCTGGACCGCTACCTCGGCGTGGTGCACCCGCTGCGAGCCCTCACGCTGCGCGGCTGGCGCCTGGCCGCCGGGCTCTGCGCGCTGGCCTGGCTGGCGGCCGCCGCCCTGGCGCTGCCCCTGGCGCTGCAGCAGCAGACCTTCCGGCTGGCGCGGCCGCCCCGCGTGCTGTGCCACGACGCGCTGCCCGCGGGCGCCCAGGCCTCCTACTGGCGACCCGCCTTCCTGTGCCTGGCCGTGCTCGGCTGCTTCGTGCCGCTGCTCGTCGTGCTGCTGAGCTACGCGGCCGCGCTGTGCGCGCTGGCGGCCGGCGGCCCGCGCTACGGCCACGCGCTGGGGCTCACGGCGCTGGTGCTCGCCTCGGCCCTGGCCTTCTTCGTCCCCAGCAAcacgctgctgctgctgcactACTCGGACCCGGGCCCGGACGCCTGGGGGGACCTGTACGCGGCCTACGTGCCCAGCCTGGCGCTCAGCACCCTCAACAGCTGCGTGGATCCCTTCATCTACTACTACGTGTCCGCGGAGTTCAGGGACAAGGTGCGGGAGAGGCTGCTCTGCTGGGCCCCGGGCGCCTCGGCGGCCTCCAGGGACGGGGCCACCCAGGGCACCGGCACCCGCTCCACCTCGCTGGTGTGA